In Deinococcus psychrotolerans, a genomic segment contains:
- a CDS encoding HNH endonuclease, with protein MSSDDPLGQYFTKEHIFPAGIGGTWVKNDLICKKCNSEFGSSIDVAIQEALKPISIVLNVKNSRTSRYPIFDFESNGEKYRVIAEQAQITNLRFERPILSEDGKFISASGPKGSESHIDKSLTGFAIKLGWDLKNLIKGIPLTEIEIAPLVPIDIDLDISKKDIRLSLVKIAYLSLLSLGTQSQLSAINLDFVRSKLFNGDASDVEIVLTPDGTRFLNDNAHATFVHVLNAYTIGVQLFFYGAITVLIKFPSHIDKVLEPFAKGVIIFPKTGELIETDNPNFILGDANPEIGYAALKQMMQMAIAKGEFLAMLRRAWFNAELNTVGSFYLL; from the coding sequence TTGAGCTCAGATGACCCATTGGGGCAATACTTTACCAAAGAACACATTTTCCCAGCTGGTATAGGTGGAACTTGGGTAAAAAATGACTTAATATGCAAAAAATGCAACAGTGAATTTGGCAGCTCCATAGATGTGGCAATTCAGGAAGCATTGAAGCCGATATCCATCGTACTAAACGTGAAAAACTCAAGAACCAGCAGATATCCCATTTTTGACTTTGAATCTAATGGAGAAAAATACAGAGTCATTGCCGAACAGGCTCAAATCACAAATCTGAGATTTGAAAGGCCGATCCTCTCTGAAGATGGAAAATTCATCTCTGCTTCTGGGCCGAAGGGATCAGAGTCTCACATAGATAAATCACTTACAGGATTTGCAATTAAATTAGGTTGGGATCTGAAGAATCTGATTAAGGGTATTCCTTTGACTGAGATTGAAATTGCGCCGCTTGTTCCCATAGATATCGATTTAGATATCAGTAAAAAAGATATTAGATTATCATTAGTTAAAATAGCTTATCTTTCTTTGCTATCTCTCGGAACACAGAGCCAGCTTTCAGCCATAAACTTAGATTTCGTGCGCTCTAAGCTTTTCAACGGCGATGCGTCTGACGTAGAGATTGTATTGACACCAGATGGCACACGATTCTTGAATGACAATGCACACGCTACGTTCGTTCACGTGTTAAACGCGTACACGATAGGCGTTCAATTATTTTTTTATGGCGCGATAACAGTTCTGATAAAATTTCCATCTCACATTGATAAAGTCTTAGAACCATTTGCCAAAGGGGTAATTATTTTTCCTAAAACTGGCGAACTTATTGAAACGGATAATCCGAATTTTATCCTCGGAGATGCCAATCCAGAGATAGGCTATGCCGCTCTCAAGCAGATGATGCAAATGGCTATTGCGAAGGGGGAATTTTTAGCTATGCTACGAAGAGCTTGGTTTAACGCAGAGTTGAATACGGTAGGGA
- a CDS encoding response regulator transcription factor, translated as MYGVTRQRILVIEDDLDIANVLRLDLSDAGFDVDHADTAMTGLIKAREDQPELILLDLGLPDFDGGDVVQRLRKNSTVPVIVLTARDTVEERVRLLGLGADDYVIKPFHPDELLARIKVQLRQRGSESLTLGDLELDPQKRLVRYKGEELRLSPKEFDILALLIRQPGRVYSRQEIGQDIWQGRLPDGSNVVDVHMANLRAKLRDLDGYGLLRTVRGVGYALRS; from the coding sequence ATGTATGGCGTGACCCGCCAACGCATACTTGTGATCGAGGACGATCTCGATATCGCCAACGTCTTGCGCCTTGATCTCTCTGACGCAGGCTTTGACGTCGACCACGCCGACACGGCCATGACCGGACTGATCAAAGCGCGTGAAGACCAACCCGAACTGATTTTGCTCGATCTCGGCCTCCCGGATTTTGACGGCGGCGACGTGGTGCAGCGGCTGCGCAAAAACAGCACCGTCCCGGTGATTGTGCTGACCGCCCGCGACACTGTCGAGGAGCGGGTGAGACTGCTGGGCCTCGGCGCAGACGACTACGTTATCAAGCCCTTTCACCCCGACGAGCTGCTGGCCCGCATCAAAGTCCAACTGCGCCAGCGCGGCTCGGAAAGCCTGACGCTGGGCGACCTCGAACTCGATCCGCAAAAGCGTTTGGTGCGCTACAAAGGTGAAGAGTTGCGGCTCTCGCCCAAAGAGTTCGATATCTTGGCGCTGCTGATTCGCCAGCCCGGACGGGTCTACTCGCGCCAAGAAATAGGCCAAGACATCTGGCAAGGCCGCTTGCCCGACGGCAGCAACGTGGTGGACGTTCACATGGCCAATCTGCGGGCCAAACTGCGCGACCTCGACGGCTACGGCCTGCTCAGAACCGTACGCGGCGTGGGCTACGCCCTGCGGAGCTGA
- a CDS encoding ribonuclease J — MNPQPTSHDALEVIPLGGMGEIGKNMFAYRYGDEILVVDGGLAFPEAHQLGIDLIIPKIDYLQENAALIKGWILTHGHEDHIGSLPYIMPRLPRVPMYSAALTLGLLREKLSEFGIKEADTDLREVEIDAQVKIGQHFVVDFFRITHSIPDNMGYVLTTPVGKVVHTGDFKIDRTPTDGKLSQLDRIEKAGDEGVLLLISDSTNAERPGWSISEAEVAENMEELIKSARGRVFITTFASQTHRVQNIIKSSEKLGRRVVMEGRSMLKYAQVSQQLGYMEFKDPLVTSDEVGSMQDSQVLYICTGSQGQPMSVLSRLAFGNHAKIALKRGDTVILSSSPIPGNEEAVNTVINRLYEIGVDVLYPPNQKVHASGHGSREEQLHILNLARPKYFLPWHGEPRHQINHARLAQTATRPPQRTLVAKNGDIVRLTPDDFKVVGTVPAGAVYVDGLGVGDIGDDIIMDRMSMSQEGVLIITAVLHPTPHIELVSRGFIRSNRELENQIRKVALEAVEQGTRDKKRLEDIRDDMYGAVRRFVRKVTGRNPVLIPLLVD, encoded by the coding sequence ATGAATCCACAACCCACTTCCCACGACGCCCTGGAAGTCATCCCGCTCGGCGGCATGGGCGAAATCGGCAAGAACATGTTCGCTTACCGCTACGGCGACGAAATTCTGGTCGTCGATGGCGGCCTCGCCTTTCCCGAGGCTCACCAGCTCGGCATCGATTTAATTATTCCCAAGATCGATTACTTGCAAGAAAACGCCGCTCTGATCAAAGGCTGGATTTTGACGCACGGCCACGAAGACCACATCGGCTCGCTGCCTTACATCATGCCGAGGCTGCCGCGTGTGCCGATGTACAGCGCGGCGCTGACTTTGGGCCTGTTGCGCGAGAAGCTCAGCGAGTTCGGGATCAAGGAAGCCGACACTGACCTGCGCGAAGTGGAAATCGACGCTCAAGTCAAAATCGGGCAGCACTTCGTGGTGGACTTTTTCCGAATCACCCACTCGATTCCTGACAACATGGGCTACGTGCTGACCACTCCGGTGGGCAAAGTGGTGCATACCGGCGATTTCAAAATTGACCGTACCCCGACGGACGGCAAACTCAGCCAGCTCGACCGCATCGAGAAGGCCGGTGACGAGGGCGTGCTGCTGCTGATCAGTGACAGCACCAACGCCGAGCGGCCCGGTTGGTCGATCAGCGAAGCTGAAGTGGCCGAGAACATGGAAGAACTCATCAAGTCGGCGCGGGGGCGGGTCTTTATCACCACCTTCGCCTCGCAGACGCACCGCGTTCAGAACATCATCAAAAGCTCCGAGAAACTGGGCCGCCGGGTGGTGATGGAAGGGCGCAGCATGCTCAAGTACGCTCAGGTGTCGCAGCAACTCGGTTACATGGAGTTCAAAGACCCCCTCGTGACCAGCGACGAAGTCGGCAGTATGCAGGACTCGCAGGTCCTTTACATCTGCACCGGGTCGCAGGGGCAGCCGATGAGCGTGCTCTCGCGCCTCGCCTTTGGTAACCACGCCAAGATCGCCCTCAAGCGCGGCGACACGGTGATCTTGTCGAGCAGCCCGATTCCCGGCAATGAGGAAGCGGTCAACACCGTCATTAACCGGCTGTATGAAATTGGCGTGGACGTGCTGTATCCACCCAACCAGAAGGTTCACGCTTCGGGGCACGGCAGCCGCGAGGAGCAGCTTCACATCCTGAATCTGGCCCGCCCCAAATACTTCCTGCCCTGGCACGGTGAGCCGCGTCACCAGATCAACCACGCCCGCCTCGCCCAGACCGCCACCCGCCCGCCGCAGCGCACGCTGGTGGCCAAGAACGGCGACATCGTGCGCCTGACCCCCGACGACTTCAAAGTGGTCGGCACGGTTCCGGCGGGCGCAGTGTACGTGGACGGCCTCGGCGTGGGCGACATTGGCGACGACATCATCATGGACCGCATGAGCATGAGCCAAGAAGGAGTGCTGATCATCACGGCAGTGCTGCACCCCACGCCGCATATTGAACTCGTTTCACGCGGCTTTATTCGCAGCAACCGTGAACTGGAAAACCAGATTCGCAAAGTGGCGCTTGAAGCGGTGGAGCAGGGCACCCGCGACAAGAAGCGCCTCGAAGACATCCGCGACGACATGTACGGAGCCGTTCGGCGGTTTGTCCGCAAGGTGACGGGCCGCAATCCGGTGCTGATTCCGCTTTTGGTGGATTGA